CCGCGCCTGCAACATTCTGATTGAGAACGGCAGAATCACTAGAGTTGGTCGGGACGTGAAGTCCGAGGGCGCCAAATTGGTTGACTGTCGGCGTAAGTACATTGCGCCGGGATTCATTGACCTGCACTGCCATCTGCGTGAACCTGGCAACGAAGACGCAGAGACGATAGCGTCCGGTACGCGCGCGGCCCTGGCCGGTGGTTTCCTGCGGGTCTGTCCGATGCCCAATACTGAGCCACCAGTGGATACCGAGGCACTGGTACGTTTTGAGCTGCACCGGGCCGAAGAGGCTGGATTCGCGCGGGTCCTGCCGGTCGGCTGCTGCACCCGGGGCCGCCAAGGCAAGGAGCTTGCCGAGATTGCCGGAATGAAGACGGCCGGCGTAGTAGCGGTTTCAGATGACGGAAGCTGGATCAGTGACGCCCAAGTGATGCGTCGGGTCCTGGAGTATGCCAAGGCGTTCGACATTCCGGTAATATCGCACTGTGAACTCGCAGAGATGCCCGGGGTTGCCAATGAAGGCCTGATTTCCACCCGACTTGGACTCGCGGGCAGTCCGGTCGTGGCTGAAGCCGCAGCGGCCAGTCGCGATATTCTTTTGGCTGAGTACGTTGGAGCGCGTATCCATATTGCGCACGTGTCCGCGGCGGCAACGGTTGACGTTGTGCGGCGCGCCAAGGAACGCGGGGTTGAGGTTACGGCGGAAACCTGCCCTCACTACTTCACACTGACCGAAGAAGCCCTGGTCGGTTTTGACACCAACTTCAAGGTCAATCCGCCATTGCGGACCGAGCAGGACCGGCAGGCAGTCATCAGCGGCCTGGCCGATGGCACCATTGATGCTATTGCGACTGACCACGCACCACACACACGGCAGGACAAGGACCTTGAGTTTGATCTTGCGCCACCAGGAATCATTGGCCTTGAGACCGCGTTCAGCCTGGGCTACGAGCAGCTTGTACTGTCCGGACAAATAGAGCTGGTGGATTACATCAGACTTCTCACCACCGGGCCGGCCCGAGTACTCGGGCTGCCCCAGCCGTCTATTGAGCCGGGCGCACCAGCTGACCTTGTCATCCTTGACCTTGAAGCACGGTGGACCTATACGCCAGACCTTGGTATGTCCCGCTCACACAACTCTCCGTTCTTCGGCTGCGAACTCAAGGGCCGTGTTCTGTCCGGCGTGCTTGGGGAGGAGCAGTTCTGGCTGCTACACCCGGCATAAGGTCAAACGGCCGGCGGCTAATAGCTAATCGCACAGAGCCAGAGACTCCAGCTGCCAGCCAGTCTTACCCGAGACTATTGCTGCGGAACATTCTATACCTTTGCATCGTTATCACCTTGGCCCCTGCGGGTGATTCGCTGCCGGAGATCGAGGCGAAGTTGACTAGCCGGCCGCCAAAGATTGACGGCGTGCTGGAAGATGTCTGGGATGATGCGGCAATGGTGACCAGGTTCATCCAGCGCCAGCCTGAGTACGGCGCGCTGGCTTCAGAATCCACCGTGGCCCGGCTCCTATACGATGAGAAAAGTCTGTACATTGCGTTCCGCTGCGCGGTGCGGGATGCGAACAAGGTCCATGCGTCGCTGAGCGAAACCGCGGACGCGGTGCAGGTATTCTTGGATACCTTTGACGACGACGCGACTTGCTACGCATTCTCGGTCCGGGCTTCGGGTACCGAGATGACCTACCGACTGACCGACGACGGCCGCTGGACCGAGACCTGGTCCGGTGTATTCCAGTCTGCGGTCAAGCGGGATTCCTGGGGCTGGACCGCGGAAATGGCGATTCCATTCAAGACGCTGCGCTATGACGCGGGTAATGACCGGTGGGGTATTGACTTCAGCCGCTCGACCATCGCCACCAACGAGCGGACGTTCTGGAGCTCCTACCAAGAAACCGGGTTCCGGGTCTCAAGGATGGGTGCGCTTTTGAGAATCAGGCCGCCAGCGCCGGCCCTGCACGTCGAGGCGTACCCGGTTGCTCTCATGCGGTTGGAGCAGGAAGGTCTAGTTCGGCCTAAACCCTGGGTTGGGCTTGATCTGTCGTGGATGCCAGCGCCGACTGCCTCGCTCCAGGTGACCACCTTTCCAGACTATGCGGAAATCGAAGCCGACCCCTACCGCGTGAACATGACCCGGTATGAACTGTCGCTCACCGAGCAGCGGCCATTCTTCGTCGAGGCCCAGGAGACATTCGGCACCGGTTTTCAGCCGCTGCAGCTGTTCTACTCGCGCCGCATTGGCAAGCCACTGCCCGGAAACCGAGTCGTGCCGATATGGGTCGGGACGAAGTTTACCGGCCGGTTCGGGCCATGGTCGGTCGGCGGACTTGGGGCCTTAACTGGCCGGAGCGCTTACAAATATGCCGGCGAGGAGCGCATAGAGCCGATGAGCTACTACTCGGTATTTGCACTCCGGCGCGAACTGCTAGCTAACTCGGAGGCCGGACTTCTGTACGTCGGCAAGGACAACTCCTTTTTTCACAACCACGCCTTGGGCCTGGATGGTGTGTTGCGTCTTGACCCGTTCTGTGCGAAGCTGTTTGGAGCTAGCAGCCGTCGTGGAGACTCGCTAGGTCTCGGTCTGGCTACCAACTTCGAATGGCGGAGTCGAAAGTTTACGTCGTATCTGTCGGCCAAGTTGCTGGACTCGCTCTTCGACGTGAACGGTACTGGGTACATCGCCTGGCGTGGCAGGAGCGTATACCTCTCAGCTGGCCCAGCGTTCTACAACTCGGGGCCGATTCAACAGGGGAACTTGCTATTCTCCATTGGCGGCGAACAGTCCTGGGATGAACCAGGATTATCAAGAGGGCTCAGACTCGACGGCTCCGCCTCGTTTCGCAACCGTTCTTATGTGTCAGCCGGGGCCGGCGCAGACCGAAAGTGGGAGATGGACAGCCTATACTGGACTACATCTGCGAGTCTCCACGCCTGCACCGACTACTCCAAGCCCTTGCAGCTCTATGCTGGTATGGACTGGCAGAGCTGGACCTACAACTACCGCCGGGCCGGTTTTGCACCAAACGCTTCGGCTGAGGGCACTTTGTGGGCACGGGTCGGGGATCATTTGGGACTCGGCATGACGGCCCGGCCGGTGGTCGAGTTTCGGCCTGGGTATGAGTTGAAACCAACGGAGGACATTACTATTGTCCTGGAGCCTGAAGCAAACGTGACCTTCACACCCAAGATGAAACTCACCCTGCGGGGCGAGATGGTGTGCGGCTATGACCCGGACGGCCACCAGCCGTACCGATCATATCGGGCTGGAGTGATGTACGCCTGGACGTTCCGGCCACGCAGTACAATGTATCTCGCGTTTGATCAATCGGCGGACAATTCGACGGGTACGCTTAGCTTGGCGAGCCGGACTGTGGTCGCCAAGCTACGCTACCTACTCGTGTTCTAGGCCACGGTGCTGGTTTTCATGTCCGCGTGGTTCCTGGCCGACCGAGCATACGGGGAAAGGTAAGTACGACTCAATTTGGCCTCGCCCGGTCATGGTAGTGTCAAGAATTTTGTGTAGTTTGGTTCGGTTTCCATAGCAGGCGTTCCTTCCATCGTTTGTTGCACTCCATAAACACCGCATACACAATCCGGTCACAACTTGCAGCATCCGTGAAGCTGCACACCGGCCGGCCTCGTTTGCGGAACTCTCGAAACATCCGCTCGATAACATTCGTCGTCCGCACTTTCGCTAACAACCCCCGCTGCTTCCTTAATACCTTCATGTACGCCAACAGCTCTTCCAAGTCTTCCTCCACGCAGGCCACCGCTTTGGGCACGCCGCCCTGCCACTCCCGAGCCCAGCGCCGGAACCGCTTCACCGCAGCACGGTAGCTCTGCGCCAAGTAGGTCCGCTTCGCACCGGCCAGACACTCGGCCCGATACCCGCGCCGAGTATCGGTTCGCTCGCAGGGTTTGGCGCCAACGTGGCCGACCAACTGCGCCAGCATAGTTCCTTCCATCAGGCGTTGCAGAGCCTGGCGCATCGGTCCGATAACCGGCTCGGCCTCGTCGCCAGCCGAGAAGTCCTTGATCTCCTGCCAGCGCTCAATATAGTACCGGTGACAGTCCGTCTCTTTCTTGCTGCGGCACAGATAGTAGGGCATGGGCTTATCCTCCTGGTTTGGCAGTCCTTATAGACCAATACTAACAAACCATACAGAAGGATATACGCTCTGCCCTTCTCTTAGATGAATTACACAAGATTGAGGATACTACCGACGAAAACCGCTTCCTTGACGGAGCAAAGGCGTCCGGTTACAATCGCTTAAGGCTCCACTTGAATCAGGAAACTCCTGCGGGTGCGAAGTCCGGCCGGACAGGACAGCGGCGCCGGGAGTCCGACGCCCGAAATCCCCGACCGGACTCAGAGCAGTCAACAATTGGAGAACCAAGGGACAAGCCACTGATTCAGGGCGCAGGACCTCGGAGTACGAGGAATACGCAGGCAGGGGAACGTACTTTGGAGCTCGATGTCGAAGGGGTTGATCCGGTC
The window above is part of the candidate division WOR-3 bacterium genome. Proteins encoded here:
- a CDS encoding dihydroorotase produces the protein MPSERDSDGHKPVIVDAERRPSDAGKPKSDPKQSTTGVSGAKSLIAAAERRRFLFGGRVIDPATRKVRACNILIENGRITRVGRDVKSEGAKLVDCRRKYIAPGFIDLHCHLREPGNEDAETIASGTRAALAGGFLRVCPMPNTEPPVDTEALVRFELHRAEEAGFARVLPVGCCTRGRQGKELAEIAGMKTAGVVAVSDDGSWISDAQVMRRVLEYAKAFDIPVISHCELAEMPGVANEGLISTRLGLAGSPVVAEAAAASRDILLAEYVGARIHIAHVSAAATVDVVRRAKERGVEVTAETCPHYFTLTEEALVGFDTNFKVNPPLRTEQDRQAVISGLADGTIDAIATDHAPHTRQDKDLEFDLAPPGIIGLETAFSLGYEQLVLSGQIELVDYIRLLTTGPARVLGLPQPSIEPGAPADLVILDLEARWTYTPDLGMSRSHNSPFFGCELKGRVLSGVLGEEQFWLLHPA
- a CDS encoding DUF5916 domain-containing protein, translating into MLRNILYLCIVITLAPAGDSLPEIEAKLTSRPPKIDGVLEDVWDDAAMVTRFIQRQPEYGALASESTVARLLYDEKSLYIAFRCAVRDANKVHASLSETADAVQVFLDTFDDDATCYAFSVRASGTEMTYRLTDDGRWTETWSGVFQSAVKRDSWGWTAEMAIPFKTLRYDAGNDRWGIDFSRSTIATNERTFWSSYQETGFRVSRMGALLRIRPPAPALHVEAYPVALMRLEQEGLVRPKPWVGLDLSWMPAPTASLQVTTFPDYAEIEADPYRVNMTRYELSLTEQRPFFVEAQETFGTGFQPLQLFYSRRIGKPLPGNRVVPIWVGTKFTGRFGPWSVGGLGALTGRSAYKYAGEERIEPMSYYSVFALRRELLANSEAGLLYVGKDNSFFHNHALGLDGVLRLDPFCAKLFGASSRRGDSLGLGLATNFEWRSRKFTSYLSAKLLDSLFDVNGTGYIAWRGRSVYLSAGPAFYNSGPIQQGNLLFSIGGEQSWDEPGLSRGLRLDGSASFRNRSYVSAGAGADRKWEMDSLYWTTSASLHACTDYSKPLQLYAGMDWQSWTYNYRRAGFAPNASAEGTLWARVGDHLGLGMTARPVVEFRPGYELKPTEDITIVLEPEANVTFTPKMKLTLRGEMVCGYDPDGHQPYRSYRAGVMYAWTFRPRSTMYLAFDQSADNSTGTLSLASRTVVAKLRYLLVF
- a CDS encoding transposase, which translates into the protein MPYYLCRSKKETDCHRYYIERWQEIKDFSAGDEAEPVIGPMRQALQRLMEGTMLAQLVGHVGAKPCERTDTRRGYRAECLAGAKRTYLAQSYRAAVKRFRRWAREWQGGVPKAVACVEEDLEELLAYMKVLRKQRGLLAKVRTTNVIERMFREFRKRGRPVCSFTDAASCDRIVYAVFMECNKRWKERLLWKPNQTTQNS